The genomic segment tGGCACAGTGTGTTCTCTGCGAATTTGTAATGGATGAATGAGTCACTGCTCTCTTTTACGATGGAAGATGAAATGGTAATAAAGTGTTTGGTTTTCTCTTTGCAGAATAACTCTATATCCCCATCAGAAAGCTTACGCACAGCCAGTGAGAAGCACCGCAGCTCCTCTGACTACAGTTTGGACTCTAAGAAACGCAAAGTAGAAGAGAAGGACAGCATGAGCAGATATGTAAGTCATTAAAGGAAttgttcgacattttgggaaatagacTTAAGTATTCCTTAAGCCCTCCTGTGGTCAGAGATGAATTTCaaaggttttattaaaaaaaagatttcttgaGGTGACTAATATGCCAATTATCTTTACAGGACAGTGATGGAGAGAAGAGTGATGACCTGGTGGTAGATGTGTCTAATGAGGTGAGCAGTGCAGCACGAAATTGTAAATGGCATACGTACATGTGATAAGATGTGAGATGAAGCTGTtacataaatgtgaaactctTATTGCTATGTTTCTTCAGGACCCTGCCACTCCACGGGCAAGCCCAGCCCACTCGCCACCTGAAAACGGCATTGATAAGCCTCGGCCTCCAAAGAAGGACACACCCAACAGCCCTGCATCAGTGGCGTCTTCTGGAAGCACCCCATCTTCCAAGGCCAAGGAGCTCAGTCATGTAAGACACCAAGAGAGTTACCAACAAACTAGGACAGAAAGGGGTTTAAATGAGAATTGCAGAGAGAGCAAAGGGATATGTGCAGTGGATTAGGAATGGCTGTCGGTACTTTCAGTGCATGACTAAACGTCAGGGATAATATTGTCCTGCATCAGGATCAGTCAGGTCTTCTCTGTTAATAGCTCAATGTATTTAACTattccaggattttttttccctctgcctgaCTAAAAGATTAAAGCTAAAGTAGTAAGGGGATAAAAACGGCCCATCTCCATTGTGGCCATAATAGGTTTTAGAATAAATAGCAGTTTATGGCTCTGCAGGACTATGAGGGTTGTCAGAATTAGATTGGATTAAGTTCAGTTTGCTCTCAAATTGTCAGCCTGCACAGTGCCTGGTTTCTGGAATTGTGAATGTGCTTGCTCTCTCGTTCCCTCGGCAGAATGACAAATCCTCCACTCCTGGCCTCAAGTccaacacccccaccccccgcAATGATGCCCCTACCCCTGGCACCAGCTCCACTCCTGGGCTCAGACCCATCCTGGGCAAACCACCAGGCATGGAGGCTCTCGGTTGGTACCATTCTCTTTCCTCTATAGAAACTGAGATAATCCTTTTCCAACGTACTGTTATGTTAACATACCGATATCCTTCTCCTTACTTTGTCTGCAGCAGCCCCAGCTTTGCGTACACCTCTGTCCATCGCAGGCTCTTATCCTACCCCCTTTGCCATGATGGGCCATCATGATATGAATGGAGGCCTTACTAGTCCTGGTGTGTATGCTGGTCTGCACATCTCCCCTCAGATGAgcgctgcagcagctgcagcctaCGGACGCTCCCCCATGGTAACATACTGTCCTGCCCTTTTATTTAGCTGTATTTGGGCTCACCTAGAAACACTGCACATAGTTAGTACCGTGTGTATTTTGCTCTTATGAATGATCAATAACAGATCCATTATCtaaatcttttgttttcatctttcaggGGTTTGATCCTCACACCCACATGAGAGCCCCGGGCCTTCCAGCCAGCCTCACATCCATTTCTGGCGGCAAACCGTAAGTGTCTCACCAAAggtgttttatacatttttaaaaacagtgtggatttaaaaaaactaacagAGCTCCATCTTTTCCTGCAGGGCTTACTCCTTCCACGTCAGCGCAGACGGTCAGATGCAGCCTGTGCCCTTCCCACCCGATGCCCTGATTGGCCCTGGTATTCCTCGCCACGCCCGTCAGATCAACACACTGAGCCACGGCGAAGTGGTGTGCGCTGTTACAATTAGCAACCCCACACGCCATGTCTACACTGGTGGCAAAGGCTGTGTCAAAATCTGGGACATTAGCCAACCCGGCAGCAAAAGTCCCGTGTCCCAACTGGACTGTCTGGTGAGGAGGCTGCTGATTCACAGTTGACTCTGAACTTTTTTACGCTTAGTTCTTTTTGTGCAGCTGTCTCAAAGGGTATGAACTGTTTATACACAATGTCATTCAATTAACAACAGGATCAGCCTTTGTTATTCATGAGGACCACAACAGGCACACGTCCCACTGACAGCTTGACAGCAAATGTACTGGTACACAAATGCAGTTTATGCTTTtactcagtgtttgtgtgaaatagAAGAAAGTTAGCACCAACCAAGGGAGAAAATGATAAACAtcacacatttccaaaaaaaattacacttcaAATGTTAAACTAACCGAATAAATGTGTTAATGCAACAAACTAAAAACTTAGTTTCAGACCAGTTTTGAGAATACCCGTAGGCTGGTTTATTATGACAGAAGGATTTTCATCCTCTTTCCCACCGACTTCTCCCTAAATCTATCTCTAGCTCCACTGCCCTGAACATGTATTGATTTGGTTTGTCCTCTGTGCAACAGAACAGGGATAACTACATCCGCTCCTGTAAGCTACTGCCTGATGGCCGCACATTGATTGTTGGAGGCGAGGCCAGCACATTGACCATCTGGGATCTGGCCTCTCAGACACCCCGCATCAAGGCTGAGCTCACCTCCTCAGCCCCGGCGTGCTACGCCTTGGCCATCAGCCCCGACGCCAAAGTCTGCTTCTCTTGCTGCAGTGACGGAAACATTGCCGTTTGGGACCTGCACAACCAGACTCTCGTTAGGTTGGAAGAAAACACTTATTCACTCTGTGCGGTCTTTGGCCCCACAACAggactgctgctgtgtgagtatttttaaaagagGATAAATGTTTTATGCTGTCTGACTTTGATTATAGGCAGTTCCAGGGTCACACGGATGGTGCTAGCTGTATTGATATATCCCATGATGGCACTAAGCTGTGGACAGGCGGTCTTGACAACACAGTTCGCTCCTGGGATCTGAGGGAGGGTcgacagctgcagcagcatgaCTTCACTTCACAGGTAAAACACAGAAGAATATCAGCAACATAGAAGAGATGGATAACACCCACACCAGCAGACCTACTGTGGAGGGTGGCTTCCTTTTAGCCCCAGAACTGTCACTACTTACTGTTCTGTCCCGTTTCCAGATCTTCTCCTTGGGCTACTGTCCGACTGGAGAGTGGCTTGCTGTGGGCATGGAGAGCAGCAACGTGGAGGTGCTCCACCACTCAAAGCCTGACAAGTATCAGCTCCACCTGCACGAGAGCTGCGTCCTCTCTCTCAAGTTCGCCTACTGTGGTAtgaacacacgcacataaacGGAGGGGGAGATAATGCTGACTGTACTATCCGCAGAGGAGCCTTAGCCTGATCTATTTTATTAAGTGCTAAACTGCAGTGCCCTTTTTTACAGTCTGAATGTCAGTTGTGTTTGCAAGGTTACACACTTGGCAACTCTTCATTTGTAGgtattttttcaaacacttcTTAGTTCAAGGAGGTCTGATtgcactgttgttttctttttcaggtaAATGGTTCGTAAGCACTGGGAAGGACAATCTGTTGAATGCTTGGAGGACGCCTTACGGTGCCAGCATATTCCAGGTATGCAGATCAATACAGTCTGTCTGCAGCCAGTCCAAAAGTGTGCTCACTTGTCTGTGAGAGGAAGGGCACAGAGGCCGCTGCCTGACAGGACTCACCTATCAGTGAAAACTGAGCCTGAATTATTGACTTGACAGAGAATCTTTTTGAGGGGCATCAGGCCATAACTTGATGTCACTGCAATCTAATCTTGCCCTGTAGTCAGCTAATCTTCTCCACTTAACTTAAAATGTGGTTTAGCATGTTAACTCCTTCcaagactaaaatgttttttttttacatattcttTTTTCTGAACAGTCCAAGGAATCCTCATCTGTCCTGAGCTGTGACATCTCGACAGACGACAAGTATATTGTGACAGGCTCTGGTGATAAGAAGGCCACTGTATATGAAGTGATCTACTAGAGCAGACTGCTATGGATCGGAGCATGTTCATGCTCAGGAACAACAGACTCTTCCTCCATCTACCTTCCCTCACACAGACAGCATGGATGTTGCCTGCAGCCCCGGGGTGGATGGGCAGGACGTTTGGCAGTGCCAGACTGAAATGGACGTTGGTGCTGTTGTGGCCCTGGATGCCGTGTCCTTCGGCTCTGCCCTTCCTCACTCATACAGCTAACACATGTACAGCGAGTGCAGTTCCCCAAGGCACTAAGAAGAAAATAATgtcttgctgtttttctgtttgttggatatttcttttttattcgTCCTTTTTAATGAGGAGATAAAGTTCCATGACACAACAAGAAGCGGCGCTTCACTTTGGAGCTTCTCCTTGGAGGTCCTGTGAAAAGTGTACATAATGGAGTAATAAAAGGCCTTTTATAGATTTATATTTTGGTGTCCAGTTACGCTTGTGATGGTTCTTTCTTGTTCTCTCCGTGATTTTCTGTCCCCTCTGGGGATGGAAATTAGATTAGGACTTTGTAAGAGGATAttctatttcagttttttccctcctctgcttttttttcatgttcgTTGTCCAGAATGACCTTTTCGGAAATctaatttggatttttttttttctccttgacaACGGCTTTTTCTTCTTCGCTATTTGCTGTAACACAGAACACAGACGTTTGTCCAATGGATTTTAGCAGTGGAGAATTCtggaaatgccttttttttcagtctggaaGAAGGAGAAAATCAGGGTTTCCAGTTACTTCTACCCTTTGGCCCTGATCAGCAGAAATTCAACTTTGAAATGAAGACCTATCCCTGAACACTGGCTGCTTTCATAACATTAAAATGGATAATTATCAACTGGAGGCCTGATGGGTTTTATCAAGAAGCAGCTGTGACTTGAGTTCAGTCTGTTGACTAGACTATTGTATGAATCTTCATTTTTCCACTCAGCAAAGTTTAGTCATCAGTCTATAAGAGTTAATTATTGTCTCTCTTGTTTGACTCTCTGTGACTGACGTGCAAGAATTACATGGTTACTCATAAAGGTGGCAGGCAAAGCCATCaccacatttgacattttgggtaTTCTCTGTTTGCTCTCTTCAGTATTTCATAATATTCCACAGCAATCTTCTCATAAACAGGACTGGTCTCTGCATAAACACACGTTAGACTGTGCATCATACACGTGTCATCATCCCTAAGGATTGTACAGTTGACAGTTGTTGATAAATcaataaactgtttttatataaaattatcTTGACTGAATTTCTATAGTGCTGGTGCTTTGCTACTGTTGCACATTTGAAAGTAAGAGTTTGaagttttgggaaatatgcttttgcatttttgtcagtgagaagatcaataccactctgtTGTCTGTACCAAAGGATGAAGCTACCAACAGAatctggttagcttagcttagaataAAGCCTGGAAACAGCTAGGCAGACTGTTTGAATGCAATGATATCCATCCACCAGcaactcactaattaacacgttatgtcttgtttatttaatctgttcAAAGACATAAGTGTGAACAGTTATTACTGCTATTTTTTGGTTGGGTTCATTAATTTCCTGCTTTCTCTGCTGATTGGCAGCCAAACTCAGCGATTACTCCAGAAAGTTGCTGTGCCcgaccaagaaatagtctgacaAATAACCTGctaaaaaaccaaaatctgttgtttttacactttggtttttgtccaGGTTAAACAACCAATACTGTCTTAATTGGTGTACTTTAAAGGTGGTAAtcggtggattttgttacctttggacagggcCAGACTCGCTGTTTTCCCCGttttcagtctttctgctaagctacGTTAGCTGTTAGCCATCTCTACCTTCATATTTACTATACAGATGTGACAGCAGTGTTGCTCTTCTCTGCAAGAGAGCGAATAATCACATCTGCGATAACTATTCCTTTAGGAAAGGTGGTTTTCGATTTGTAGATGCAGATTAATACTTGTTGTTGTGCTGCAGCCAGCAGTGGGACAGGGAGCGTAACCTGGCTAAAGCAGTAACTGTTGTTGAGTTCACCAGTACCTGAGGGAAATACCTGGCTTGTATTAACATGCTGAATATTTCTTGGCTCTACTTTTCTTGTCTGAGAACCAGAAATGTGTCCTTAAATGTCTCTGTTGCCCTGTGCACTGCTTGTGTGGGCTCTCCCTCACCCTAGTCTGTATCTACAGTACATGCAGACTTACTCACAGGCTCTCCATGACAGTAAATTGAAGTCCATCAGTAAATGGCTGTAAATGCATCCAGATAGGAGTTGACAACTGTCTCAGGAGAACCGCAAACATGAGAGGAAGACATTCTGGGTGCTGTTAGAGAGACTGCTAGGGACCTGTGGTGATGGCTTTAACTCAGAAAATGACTGGGCTTGCATTAATATTTGAGGGATCATGTTGGTACAGCTTTCAAAGTCATGTACTGTAAGTGACTGTGGTCACTGTCATCTACCACTTTATTTAGGGTAGCATTCATGTATGGTGTAAGCACTAAAACCGCACAGCCAAGTCAGTGTGATACAATAAGGTGGAGATTTTATGCGGTACCACTTCAGAAATATGACGCAAACACTGCTCTTGAGTTCTCTTGAGTGGTCTTTTGGTAGTTGAGTACGTTTGGGCAGGATGAGGTGAATGGCCCAGTCCTTCCACTCCAGAGCAAGGCTCTTCTAGGACTCAGTGTGTGAAGCTGTGAGCCCTTCATATGGCTGCCTCTTCAGAGATGTTGTTGTTAGATTATAAAAGCAGGGCCGGATGCTTTCAGCATGGAGCCAGCCGCCATGTTCCGCTCTCACGGGCTCATTTGTTAAAGGCTATAGTCTTTCTTTTCCCACATCGCTGAAGTGTGTACTTCCTGTGTGAATTTTTATCTTAAGCTGCTGGCTCAAGTAGAATCTTCTTCCTCACTTAATCAAACAGTAGAATATCTGCAGATGAAAGGTTGTACCTCTGAGTGCCTATTGCTGGACGCTGAGGGGTCATTGTCTCGCCTTCCACTGATCTACCTCTCAATGAAGGGCTTTCAGCGGGTTTCTCATGCGAAAGCCCATGCTGCCCTGTTTTATTTAGAAGATGGCTACAGTGCAGTCTAAGAAACTAGAGTGGCCTAAGTGTTTTACAGCAGTTCTAAACATAAGAGAAGAGTCCAATTCTCTACTTCTGCTTTAATTGTTAGAGCCAAGACCCTACAGAAAATCAAAGGGGTCTGTAATGCCAATATGTGGGCTTGCACATACAAACcactgtgtgaatgtttttttttttttttggtttcagctGCCAGGCATTGATCACAGTCCACCAGAATTCTGGCTGCCTCTTTTAGCTGGCATTCTGTTTTCCACCCTCCCCCATCCATCACACAGAGAATCaggattttttcctttttttttccaa from the Xiphias gladius isolate SHS-SW01 ecotype Sanya breed wild chromosome 8, ASM1685928v1, whole genome shotgun sequence genome contains:
- the tle3a gene encoding transducin-like enhancer protein 3-A isoform X1 codes for the protein MYPQGRHPPPHQPGQPGFKFTVAESCDRIKDEFQFLQAQYHSLKVEYDKLANEKTEMQRHYVMYYEMSYGLNIEMHKQTEIAKRLNAILAQIMPFLSQEHQQQVAQAVERAKQVTMTELNAIIGVRGLPNLPLTQQQLQAQHLSHAAHGPPVQLPPHPSGLQPPGIPPVTGSGSGLLALGALGSQAHLPVKDEKNHHDLEHRENTNNSISPSESLRTASEKHRSSSDYSLDSKKRKVEEKDSMSRYDSDGEKSDDLVVDVSNEDPATPRASPAHSPPENGIDKPRPPKKDTPNSPASVASSGSTPSSKAKELSHNDKSSTPGLKSNTPTPRNDAPTPGTSSTPGLRPILGKPPGMEALAAPALRTPLSIAGSYPTPFAMMGHHDMNGGLTSPGVYAGLHISPQMSAAAAAAYGRSPMGFDPHTHMRAPGLPASLTSISGGKPAYSFHVSADGQMQPVPFPPDALIGPGIPRHARQINTLSHGEVVCAVTISNPTRHVYTGGKGCVKIWDISQPGSKSPVSQLDCLNRDNYIRSCKLLPDGRTLIVGGEASTLTIWDLASQTPRIKAELTSSAPACYALAISPDAKVCFSCCSDGNIAVWDLHNQTLVRQFQGHTDGASCIDISHDGTKLWTGGLDNTVRSWDLREGRQLQQHDFTSQIFSLGYCPTGEWLAVGMESSNVEVLHHSKPDKYQLHLHESCVLSLKFAYCGKWFVSTGKDNLLNAWRTPYGASIFQSKESSSVLSCDISTDDKYIVTGSGDKKATVYEVIY
- the tle3a gene encoding transducin-like enhancer protein 3-A isoform X2 translates to MYPQGRHPPPHQPGQPGFKFTVAESCDRIKDEFQFLQAQYHSLKVEYDKLANEKTEMQRHYVMYYEMSYGLNIEMHKQTEIAKRLNAILAQIMPFLSQEHQQQVAQAVERAKQVTMTELNAIIGQQQLQAQHLSHAAHGPPVQLPPHPSGLQPPGIPPVTGSGSGLLALGALGSQAHLPVKDEKNHHDLEHRENTNNSISPSESLRTASEKHRSSSDYSLDSKKRKVEEKDSMSRYDSDGEKSDDLVVDVSNEDPATPRASPAHSPPENGIDKPRPPKKDTPNSPASVASSGSTPSSKAKELSHNDKSSTPGLKSNTPTPRNDAPTPGTSSTPGLRPILGKPPGMEALAAPALRTPLSIAGSYPTPFAMMGHHDMNGGLTSPGVYAGLHISPQMSAAAAAAYGRSPMGFDPHTHMRAPGLPASLTSISGGKPAYSFHVSADGQMQPVPFPPDALIGPGIPRHARQINTLSHGEVVCAVTISNPTRHVYTGGKGCVKIWDISQPGSKSPVSQLDCLNRDNYIRSCKLLPDGRTLIVGGEASTLTIWDLASQTPRIKAELTSSAPACYALAISPDAKVCFSCCSDGNIAVWDLHNQTLVRQFQGHTDGASCIDISHDGTKLWTGGLDNTVRSWDLREGRQLQQHDFTSQIFSLGYCPTGEWLAVGMESSNVEVLHHSKPDKYQLHLHESCVLSLKFAYCGKWFVSTGKDNLLNAWRTPYGASIFQSKESSSVLSCDISTDDKYIVTGSGDKKATVYEVIY